The Primulina tabacum isolate GXHZ01 chromosome 16, ASM2559414v2, whole genome shotgun sequence genome window below encodes:
- the LOC142529865 gene encoding uncharacterized protein LOC142529865: MIPFDFGKFFRQSGASDDVCSKLGVSKEKAMEITHVVQRHGNLIGFVERFSLGVGNPTSFLAGAMGISPECFFAGVCCGGLLTLPLQVIKYFLDNYLIVVSSWNP; encoded by the exons ATGATACCCTTTGACTTTGGGAAGTTTTTCAGACAATCTGGGGCATCTGACGATGTTTGCTCAAAG TTAGGGGTTAGCAAAGAGAAAGCTATGGAAATTACTCATGTTGTACAAAGACATGGAAATCTTATTGGTTTTG TGGAACGATTTTCTCTTGGAGTGGGAAATCCTACATCTTTCTTGGCTGGGGCAATG GGCATATCACCTGAGTGCTTCTTTGCCGGTGTTTGCTGCGGTGGATTATTAACACTTCCGTTACAGGTTATTAAATACTTTCTTGATAACTATCTCATTGTCGTGTCCTCGTGGAATCCTTGA